One Mus musculus strain C57BL/6J chromosome X, GRCm38.p6 C57BL/6J DNA window includes the following coding sequences:
- the Tro gene encoding trophinin isoform X1 — MDRRNDHGHRVPTFQGPLPPAGSLGLPFSPDVQSETTEKDPPIASRSKKNKNKKNSIKPMDKTTPAPPPVPSANDNASNKPKVTLQALNLPMFTQISQASATTEAPNIQASVTSQTQKAKTMRVTPKVSLTGSEDATTQLKPPLQALNLPVTTPTIQTPVANESANSLASTAVNKSKKASTANNAANKTVPSAAEISLASAATHTVTTQGQAAKETGSIQTIAATARSKKNSKGKRTPAKTTNTDNEYVEASNAIEASSRQIGASGRQTEASNRQIEASSRQTEASNRQTEASSRQTEASSRQTETSNRQIGASNRQIMASNRQIGASNRQIEASNRQIGASNRQTEVSSRQIEASNRQIGASNRQTEASNRQIGASNRQTEASNRQIGASNRQTDASNRQTDASNRQTEASSRQTEASSRQTEASSRQTEASSRQIEASAAAVRPKKPRGKKGNNKGSNSASEPSEAPPAIQTVTNHALSVTVRIRRGSRARKAANKNRATESQAQIAEQGAQASEASISALETQVAAAVQALADDYLAQLSLEPTTRTRGKRNRKSKHPNGEERTGNNYRRIPWGRRLPPPRDVAILQERANKLVKYLLVKDQTKIPIKRSDMLKDVIQEYEDYFPEIIERASYALEKMFRVNLKEIDKQNNLYILISTQESSAGIMGTTKDTPKLGLLMVILSVIFMNGNKASEAVIWEVLRKLGLHPGVKHSLFGEVKKLITDEFVKQKYLEYKRVPNSRPPEYEFFWGLRSYHETSKMKVLKFACKVQKKDPKDWAAQYREAVEMDIQAAAVAVAEAKARAEARAQMGIGEEAVAGPWNWDDMDINCLTREELGDDAQAWSRFSFEIEPRAQENADPTTNVLFNQGATTRNSFSDGAGISFGGITNPSGGFGGISNPSGGFGGISNPSGGFGGISNPSGGFGGISNPSGGFGGISNPSGGFGGISNPSGGFGGISNPSGGFGGISNPSGGFGGISNPSGGFGGISNPSGGFGGISNPSGGFGGISNPSGGFGGISNPSGGFGGRNSITFGSVPNTSANFSSAPSISFGDTPNTSTSFSGGANSSFSGTPSTSAPFCNTASISFGGAPSTSTSFSTASISFGGAPSTSTSLSTASISFGGAPSTSTSFSTASISFGGAPSTSTSLSTASISFGGAPSINSSSGGSSVSFGGAPTTSTSFSGGPCISFGGAPCTTASISGGASSGFGSTLCSTNPGFSALSTNTSFGSAPTTSTVFSGAVSTTTGFGGTLSTSVCFGSSPYSGAGFGGTLSTSISFGGSPSTNTGFGGTLSTSVSFGASSSTSSDFGGTLSTSVSFGGSSGANAGFGGTLNSSTSFGGAISTSTGFGSALNNSANFGGAISTSFSGVLNSSASFGGAINTSAGFGSTLNSSASFGSALSTSASFGGVLNGSAGFGGALNTNATFGGVLNGSAGFGGAMNTNATFGGALNSNAGFGGAISTSTNFGGALNNSAGFGGAMNTSASFGGALNNSAGFGGAISTNATFGGALNNSAGFGGAISTNATFGGALNNSAGFGGAISTSASFGGTLNNSASFGGAINTSASFGGVLNNSAGFGGAINTSANFGGALTNSAGFGGAISTSASFGGALNNSAGFGGAISTSASFGGALNNSAGFGGAISTNASFGGAISNSPDFGGAFSTSVGFGGTLNTTDFGSTHSNSISFGSAPTTSVSFGGSHSTNLCFGGAPSTSLCFGSASNTNLCFGGSNSTNCFSGATSANFNEGHSISFGNGLSTSAGFGNGLGTSAGFGSSLGTSTGFGGSLGPSASFNGGLGTSTGFGGGLGTSTDFSGGLNHNADFNGGLGNSAGFNGGLNTNTDFGGELGTSAGFGDGLGSSTSFGAGLVTSDGFAGNLGTNTGFGGTLGTGAGFSVSLNNGNGFGNGPNASFNRGLNTIIGFGSGSNTSNGFTGEPNTGSSFSNGPSSIVGFSGGPSTGAGFCSGPSTGGFGGGPSTGPGFGGPSTGPGFGGPSTGGGFGGPNTGGGFGGPSTGGGFGGPSTGGGFGGPSTGGGFGGPSTAAGFGSGLSTSTGFGGGLNTSAGFSGGPPSTGTGFGGGASSHGGCGFPYG; from the exons ATGGATAGAAGAAATGACCATGGTCATCGGGTGCCCACATTCCAG GGCCCTCTGCCTCCCGCTGGGAGCCTAGGGCTTCCTTTCTCTCCAGATGTACAGTCGGAGACCACAGAAAAGGACCCACCAATTGCCAGCCGAtctaagaaaaacaagaacaagaagaattcTATTAAGCCTATGGATAAGACCACACCGGCTCCCCCTCCAGTCCCATCTGCCAATGATAATGCTAGCAACAAGCCTAAAGTAACTTTGCAGGCTTTAAACCTACCAATGTTCACCCAGATCAGTCAGGCTTCAGCTACTACTGAGGCACCCAATATCCAGGCTTCAGTTACTTCTCAGACCCAGAAAGCCAAGACAATGAGAGTTACTCCCAAGGTATCCCTAACTGGCAGTGAGGATGCCACTACACAGCTGAAGCCACCATTACAGGCCCTAAACCTACCAGTTACCACACCGACTATCCAGACTCCAGTTGCCAATGAGTCAGCTAATTCCCTGGCCTCAACAGCTGTCAACAAATCCAAGAAAGCTTCTACGGCAAACAATGCTGCCAATAAGACTGTACCTAGTGCTGCTGAGATCTCATTGGCTTCGGCTGCTACCCACACAGTTACTACCCAAGGCCAAGCTGCCAAGGAGACAGGTAGTATCCAGACTATAGCAGCCACTGCCCGAAGCAAGAAAAATtccaaaggaaaaagaacaccTGCTAAGACCACAAATACTGACAATGAATATGTAGAGGCCTCAAATGCCATTGAGGCATCTAGCAGACAGATTGGGGCATCTGGCAGACAGACTGAGGCATCTAACAGACAGATTGAGGCATCTAGCAGACAGACTGAGGCATCTAACAGACAGACTGAGGCATCTAGCAGACAGACTGAAGCATCTAGCAGACAGACTGAAACATCTAACAGACAGATTGGGGCATCTAACAGACAGATCATGGCATCTAACAGACAGATTGGGGCATCTAACAGACAGATTGAGGCATCTAACAGACAGATTGGGGCAtctaacagacagacagaggtatCTAGCAGACAGATTGAGGCATCTAACAGACAGATTGGGGCATCTAACAGACAAACTGAGGCATCTAACAGACAGATTGGGGCATCTAACAGACAGACTGAGGCATCTAACAGACAGATTGGGGCATCTAACAGACAGACTGATGCATCTAACAGACAGACTGATGCATCTAACAGACAGACTGAGGCATCtagcagacagacagaggcatctagcagacagacagaggcatcTAGCAGACAGACTGAGGCATCTAGCAGACAAATTGAGGCATCAGCTGCAGCTGTGAGGCCCAAAAAGCCCAGGGGGAAGAAGGGTAACAATAAAGGCTCAAATTCTGCTTCTGAGCCCTCTGAGGCTCCACCTGCCATTCAAACGGTTACAAACCATGCCCTATCTGTCACTGTACGGATCAGGAGAGGGTCTAGGGCTCGAAAGGCTGCCAATAAGAATCGGGCAACTGAAAGCCAAGCTCAGATCGCTGAACAAGGAGCTCAGGCCTCTGAGGCCAGCATAAGTGCCCTGGAGACTCAGGTTGCTGCTGCTGTCCAGGCCTTGGCAGATGACTATCTGGCTCAGTTGAGTTTAGAACCCACGACCAGAACCCGGGGCAAGAGGAACCGAAAG TCTAAGCATCCcaatggagaagaaagaactgGAAATAATTACAGGCGGATCCCATGGGGCAGGCGGCTTCCACCACCCCGAGATGTGGCCATTTTGCAGGAAAGG GCAAATAAGTTGGTGAAATATCTGTTGGTTAAAGACCAGACAAAGATCCCAATCAAGCGCTCAG ATATGCTGAAGGATGTCATCCAAGAATATGAGGACTATTTCCCAGAGATCATTGAACGAGCAAGCTACGCTCTGGAGAAG ATGTTTCGAGTCAATCTGAAGGAAATTGATAAGCAAAATAACTTGTATATTCttatcagcactcaggagtcatcTGCAGGCATAATGGGAAC GACCAAGGACACACCTAAGCTGGGTCTCCTCATGGTGATTCTGAGTGTCATTTTCATGAATGGCAACAAGGCCAGTGAGG CTGTCATCTGGGAGGTGCTGCGCAAGTTGGGACTGCACCCTGG GGTAAAACATTCACTCTTTGGAGAAGTGAAGAAACTCATCACAGATGAATTTGTGAAGCAGAA ATATCTGGAATACAAGAGGGTCCCCAACAGCAGACCACCTGAGTATGAATTCTTCTGGGGCCTACGGTCTTACCATGAGACTAGCAAGATGAAAGTCCTGAAATTTGCATGCAAG GTACAGAAGAAAGATCCCAAAGACTGGGCTGCTCAGTACCGCGAGGCAGTTGAGATGGACATTCAGGCTgcagctgtggctgtggctgaggcTAAGGCCAGGGCTGAGGCAAGAGCCCAAATGGGGATTGGAGAGGAAGCTGTGGCTGGTCCCTGGAATTGGGATGACATGGATATTAACTGCCTAACAAGGGAAGAGTTGGGTGATGATGCGCAGGCCTGGAGCAGATTTTCCTTtgaaattgaacccagagcccaaGAAAATGCAGATCCTACCACTAATGTCCTCTTCAACCAAGGAGCTACTACCAGAAATAGCTTTAGTGATGGTGCTGGTATTAGCTTTGGTGGTATAACCAACCCCAGTGGTGGCTTTGGTGGCATATCCAACCCCAGTGGTGGCTTTGGTGGCATATCCAACCCCAGTGGTGGCTTTGGTGGCATATCCAACCCCAGTGGTGGCTTTGGTGGCATATCCAACCCCAGTGGTGGCTTTGGTGGCATATCCAACCCCAGTGGTGGCTTTGGTGGCATATCCAACCCCAGTGGTGGCTTTGGTGGCATATCCAACCCCAGTGGTGGCTTTGGTGGCATATCCAATCCCAGTGGTGGCTTTGGTGGCATATCCAACCCCAGTGGTGGCTTTGGTGGCATATCCAATCCCAGTGGTGGCTTTGGTGGCATATCCAACCCCAGTGGTGGCTTTGGTGGCATATCCAATCCCAGTGGTGGCTTTGGTGGCATATCCAATCCCAGTGGTGGCTTTGGGGGCAGAAATAGCATTACTTTTGGGAGTGTACCCAACACCTCTGCCAACTTCAGCAGTGCACCGAGCATTAGCTTTGGTGACACACCTAACACTAGCACCAGTTTCAGTGGCGGAGCCAACAGTAGCTTCAGTGGCACACCTAGTACTAGTGCCCCTTTCTGTAACACAGCAAGCATTAGCTTTGGTGGTGCACCCAGCACTAGCACCAGCTTTAGCACAGCGAGCATTAGCTTTGGTGGTGCACCCAGCACTAGCACCAGCTTAAGCACAGCAAGCATTAGCTTTGGTGGTGCACCTAGCACTAGCACCAGCTTCAGCACAGCGAGCATTAGCTTTGGTGGTGCACCCAGCACTAGCACCAGCTTAAGCACAGCAAGCATTAGCTTTGGTGGTGCACCCAGCATTAATAGTAGTAGTGGTGGATCCAGCGTTAGCTTTGGTGGTGCTCCTACCACCAGTACCAGTTTCAGTGGTGGACCCTGTATTAGTTTTGGTGGTGCACCTTGTACCACTGCCAGTATTAGTGGTGGAGCCAGCTCTGGCTTTGGAAGCACGCTTTGCAGTACCAACCCTGGCTTTAGTGCACTCAGCACAAACACCAGCTTCGGCAGTGCACCAACTACAAGCACTGTGTTCAGTGGTGCAGTTAGTACCACCACTGGCTTTGGAGGCACACTTAGCACCAGTGTCTGCTTTGGTAGTTCTCCCTACTCTGGCGCTGGCTTTGGAGGCACACTTAGTACCAGTATCTCCTTTGGTGGTTCTCCTAGCACCAATACTGGTTTTGGTGGTACACTCAGCACCAGTGTTTCCTTCGGTGCTTCTTCTAGCACCAGCTCTGACTTTGGTGGCACACTAAGCACTAGTGTCAGCTTTGGTGGCTCTTCTGGTGCCAATGCTGGCTTTGGCGGTACACTCAACAGCAGTACCAGCTTTGGCGGTGCCATCAGCACCAGCACTGGCTTTGGCAGTGCACTCAATAACAGTGCCAACTTTGGTGGTGCCATAAGTACCAGCTTTAGTGGTGTACTCAATAGCAGTGCCAGCTTTGGTGGTGCCATCAACACCAGTGCTGGCTTCGGCAGTACACTCAACAGCAGTGCCAGCTTTGGCAGTGCACTCAGCACCAGTGCCAGCTTTGGTGGTGTACTCAATGGCAGTGCTGGCTTTGGTGGTGCCTTGAACACCAATGCCACCTTTGGTGGTGTACTCAATGGCAGTGCTGGCTTTGGTGGTGCCATGAACACCAATGCCACCTTTGGTGGTGCACTGAATAGTAATGCCGGCTTTGGCGGTGCCATCAGTACGAGTACCAACTTCGGTGGTGCACTGAATAACAGTGCTGGCTTTGGCGGTGCCATGAACACTAGTGCCAGCTTTGGTGGTGCACTGAATAACAGTGCTGGCTTTGGCGGTGCCATCAGTACGAATGCCACCTTTGGTGGTGCACTGAATAACAGTGCTGGCTTTGGTGGTGCCATCAGTACGAATGCCACCTTTGGTGGTGCACTGAATAACAGTGCTGGCTTTGGTGGTGCCATCAGTACGAGTGCCAGCTTCGGTGGTACACTGAATAACAGTGCTAGCTTTGGCGGTGCCATCAACACTAGTGCCAGCTTCGGTGGTGTACTGAATAACAGTGCTGGCTTTGGCGGTGCCATCAACACCAGTGCCAACTTTGGTGGCGCACTGACTAACAGTGCTGGCTTTGGCGGTGCCATCAGTACGAGTGCCAGCTTTGGTGGTGCACTGAATAACAGTGCTGGCTTTGGTGGTGCCATCAGTACGAGTGCCAGCTTTGGTGGTGCACTGAATAACAGTGCTGGCTTTGGCGGTGCCATCAGCACCAATGCCAGCTTTGGTGGAGCAATCAGCAACAGTCCTGACTTTGGTGGTGCATTCAGTACCAGTGTTGGCTTTGGTGGCACACTTAATACCACTGACTTTGGTAGTACCCATAGCAACAGCATTAGCTTTGGCAGTGCTCCCACTACCAGCGTTAGCTTTGGTGGGTCTCATAGCACTAACCTCTGTTTCGGTGGAGCACCCAGCACCAGTCTCTGTTTTGGCAGTGCATCTAACACCAACCTATGCTTTGGAGGCTCTAACAGCACCAACTGCTTTAGTGGTGCTACCAGTGCCAATTTCAATGAGGGGCACAGCATCAGTTTTGGGAATGGGCTAAGTACCAGTGCTGGATTTGGAAATGGGCTGGGCACCAGTGCTGGCTTTGGCAGCAGCCTTGGTACCAGCACTGGCTTTGGTGGAAGCTTAGGCCCCAGTGCTAGCTTCAATGGTGGCCTGGGCACCAGCACTGGCTTTGGCGGTGGACTAGGCACCAGCACGGATTTCAGTGGTGGACTAAATCATAATGCTGACTTCAATGGAGGACTGGGTAACAGTGCTGGCTTCAATGGTGGACTAAACACTAACACTGATTTTGGTGGTGAACTGGGCACTAGCGCTGGCTTTGGTGATGGACTGGGCAGCAGCACCAGCTTTGGTGCAGGACTGGTCACTAGTGATGGCTTTGCTGGTAACCTGGGCACCAATACTGGTTTTGGTGGCACACTTGGCACTGGTGCAGGCTTTAGTGTAAGCCTCAACAATGGCAATGGCTTTGGCAATGGGCCTAATGCCAGCTTCAACAGAGGACTGAATACCATCATTGGCTTTGGCAGTGGTTCCAACACCAGCAATGGCTTTACTGGTGAACCCAACACTGGCTCCAGCTTCAGTAATGGACCCAGTTCTATTGTTGGCTTTAGTGGTGGACCAAGCACTGGTGCTGGCTTCTGCAGTGGACCAAGCACTGGTGGCTTCGGTGGTGGACCAAGTACAGGACCTGGCTTCGGTGGACCAAGTACAGGACCTGGCTTCGGTGGACCAAGCACTGGAGGTGGCTTTGGAGGACCAAATACTGGAGGTGGCTTTGGAGGACCAAGCACTGGAGGTGGCTTTGGAGGACCAAGCACTGGAGGTGGCTTCGGAGGACCAAGCACTGGAGGTGGCTTCGGAGGACCAAGCACTGCAGCTGGCTTTGGTAGTGGACTGAGCACCAGCACTGGCTTTGGTGGTGGACTGAATACCAGTGCTGGATTCAGTGGTGGACCGCCAAGCACCGGTACTGGCTTTGGTGGTGGAGCCTCTAGCCATGGTGGCTGTGGCTTCCCTTACGGCTAG
- the Tro gene encoding trophinin isoform 5 (isoform 5 is encoded by transcript variant 6) translates to MDRRNDHGHRVPTFQGPLPPAGSLGLPFSPDVQSETTEKDPPIASRSKKNKNKKNSIKPMDKTTPAPPPVPSANDNASNKPKVTLQALNLPMFTQISQASATTEAPNIQASVTSQTQKAKTMRVTPKVSLTGSEDATTQLKPPLQALNLPVTTPTIQTPVANESANSLASTAVNKSKKASTANNAANKTVPSAAEISLASAATHTVTTQGQAAKETGSIQTIAATARSKKNSKGKRTPAKTTNTDNEYVEASNAIEASSRQIGASGRQTEASNRQIEASSRQTEASNRQTEASSRQTEASSRQTETSNRQIGASNRQIMASNRQIGASNRQIEASNRQIGASNRQTEVSSRQIEASNRQIGASNRQTEASNRQIGASNRQTEASNRQIGASNRQTDASNRQTDASNRQTEASSRQTEASSRQTEASSRQTEASSRQIEASAAAVRPKKPRGKKGNNKGSNSASEPSEAPPAIQTVTNHALSVTVRIRRGSRARKAANKNRATESQAQIAEQGAQASEASISALETQVAAAVQALADDYLAQLSLEPTTRTRGKRNRKSKHPNGEERTGNNYRRIPWGRRLPPPRDVAILQERANKLVKYLLVKDQTKIPIKRSDMLKDVIQEYEDYFPEIIERASYALEKMFRVNLKEIDKQNNLYILISTQESSAGIMGTTKDTPKLGLLMVILSVIFMNGNKASEAVIWEVLRKLGLHPGVKHSLFGEVKKLITDEFVKQKYLEYKRVPNSRPPEYEFFWGLRSYHETSKMKVLKFACKACSPCLQITLTATILPMEPMCSFGIVVHAAA, encoded by the exons ATGGATAGAAGAAATGACCATGGTCATCGGGTGCCCACATTCCAG GGCCCTCTGCCTCCCGCTGGGAGCCTAGGGCTTCCTTTCTCTCCAGATGTACAGTCGGAGACCACAGAAAAGGACCCACCAATTGCCAGCCGAtctaagaaaaacaagaacaagaagaattcTATTAAGCCTATGGATAAGACCACACCGGCTCCCCCTCCAGTCCCATCTGCCAATGATAATGCTAGCAACAAGCCTAAAGTAACTTTGCAGGCTTTAAACCTACCAATGTTCACCCAGATCAGTCAGGCTTCAGCTACTACTGAGGCACCCAATATCCAGGCTTCAGTTACTTCTCAGACCCAGAAAGCCAAGACAATGAGAGTTACTCCCAAGGTATCCCTAACTGGCAGTGAGGATGCCACTACACAGCTGAAGCCACCATTACAGGCCCTAAACCTACCAGTTACCACACCGACTATCCAGACTCCAGTTGCCAATGAGTCAGCTAATTCCCTGGCCTCAACAGCTGTCAACAAATCCAAGAAAGCTTCTACGGCAAACAATGCTGCCAATAAGACTGTACCTAGTGCTGCTGAGATCTCATTGGCTTCGGCTGCTACCCACACAGTTACTACCCAAGGCCAAGCTGCCAAGGAGACAGGTAGTATCCAGACTATAGCAGCCACTGCCCGAAGCAAGAAAAATtccaaaggaaaaagaacaccTGCTAAGACCACAAATACTGACAATGAATATGTAGAGGCCTCAAATGCCATTGAGGCATCTAGCAGACAGATTGGGGCATCTGGCAGACAGACTGAGGCATCTAACAGACAGATTGAGGCATCTAGCAGACAGACTGAGGCATCTAACAGACAGACTGAGGCATCTAGCAGACAGACTGAAGCATCTAGCAGACAGACTGAAACATCTAACAGACAGATTGGGGCATCTAACAGACAGATCATGGCATCTAACAGACAGATTGGGGCATCTAACAGACAGATTGAGGCATCTAACAGACAGATTGGGGCAtctaacagacagacagaggtatCTAGCAGACAGATTGAGGCATCTAACAGACAGATTGGGGCATCTAACAGACAAACTGAGGCATCTAACAGACAGATTGGGGCATCTAACAGACAGACTGAGGCATCTAACAGACAGATTGGGGCATCTAACAGACAGACTGATGCATCTAACAGACAGACTGATGCATCTAACAGACAGACTGAGGCATCtagcagacagacagaggcatctagcagacagacagaggcatcTAGCAGACAGACTGAGGCATCTAGCAGACAAATTGAGGCATCAGCTGCAGCTGTGAGGCCCAAAAAGCCCAGGGGGAAGAAGGGTAACAATAAAGGCTCAAATTCTGCTTCTGAGCCCTCTGAGGCTCCACCTGCCATTCAAACGGTTACAAACCATGCCCTATCTGTCACTGTACGGATCAGGAGAGGGTCTAGGGCTCGAAAGGCTGCCAATAAGAATCGGGCAACTGAAAGCCAAGCTCAGATCGCTGAACAAGGAGCTCAGGCCTCTGAGGCCAGCATAAGTGCCCTGGAGACTCAGGTTGCTGCTGCTGTCCAGGCCTTGGCAGATGACTATCTGGCTCAGTTGAGTTTAGAACCCACGACCAGAACCCGGGGCAAGAGGAACCGAAAG TCTAAGCATCCcaatggagaagaaagaactgGAAATAATTACAGGCGGATCCCATGGGGCAGGCGGCTTCCACCACCCCGAGATGTGGCCATTTTGCAGGAAAGG GCAAATAAGTTGGTGAAATATCTGTTGGTTAAAGACCAGACAAAGATCCCAATCAAGCGCTCAG ATATGCTGAAGGATGTCATCCAAGAATATGAGGACTATTTCCCAGAGATCATTGAACGAGCAAGCTACGCTCTGGAGAAG ATGTTTCGAGTCAATCTGAAGGAAATTGATAAGCAAAATAACTTGTATATTCttatcagcactcaggagtcatcTGCAGGCATAATGGGAAC GACCAAGGACACACCTAAGCTGGGTCTCCTCATGGTGATTCTGAGTGTCATTTTCATGAATGGCAACAAGGCCAGTGAGG CTGTCATCTGGGAGGTGCTGCGCAAGTTGGGACTGCACCCTGG GGTAAAACATTCACTCTTTGGAGAAGTGAAGAAACTCATCACAGATGAATTTGTGAAGCAGAA ATATCTGGAATACAAGAGGGTCCCCAACAGCAGACCACCTGAGTATGAATTCTTCTGGGGCCTACGGTCTTACCATGAGACTAGCAAGATGAAAGTCCTGAAATTTGCATGCAAG gcttGTTCCCCCTGTTTACAGATAACGCTAACTGCAACAATACTTCCCATGGAGCCAATGTGCAGCTTTGGAATTGTTGTCCACGCAGCAGCCTGA
- the Tro gene encoding trophinin isoform 4 (isoform 4 is encoded by transcript variant 5), with translation MDRRNDHGHRVPTFQGPLPPAGSLGLPFSPDVQSETTEKDPPIASRSKKNKNKKNSIKPMDKTTPAPPPVPSANDNASNKPKVTLQALNLPMFTQISQASATTEAPNIQASVTSQTQKAKTMRVTPKVSLTGSEDATTQLKPPLQALNLPVTTPTIQTPVANESANSLASTAVNKSKKASTANNAANKTVPSAAEISLASAATHTVTTQGQAAKETGSIQTIAATARSKKNSKGKRTPAKTTNTDNEYVEASNAIEASSRQIGASGRQTEASNRQIEASSRQTEASNRQTEASSRQTEASSRQTETSNRQIGASNRQIMASNRQIGASNRQIEASNRQIGASNRQTEVSSRQIEASNRQIGASNRQTEASNRQIGASNRQTEASNRQIGASNRQTDASNRQTDASNRQTEASSRQTEASSRQTEASSRQTEASSRQIEASAAAVRPKKPRGKKGNNKGSNSASEPSEAPPAIQTVTNHALSVTVRIRRGSRARKAANKNRATESQAQIAEQGAQASEASISALETQVAAAVQALADDYLAQLSLEPTTRTRGKRNRKSKHPNGEERTGNNYRRIPWGRRLPPPRDVAILQERANKLVKYLLVKDQTKIPIKRSDMLKDVIQEYEDYFPEIIERASYALEKMFRVNLKEIDKQNNLYILISTQESSAGIMGTTKDTPKLGLLMVILSVIFMNGNKASEAVIWEVLRKLGLHPGVKHSLFGEVKKLITDEFVKQKYLEYKRVPNSRPPEYEFFWGLRSYHETSKMKVLKFACKVQKKDPKDWAAQYREAVEMDIQAAAVAVAEAKARAEACSPCLQITLTATILPMEPMCSFGIVVHAAA, from the exons ATGGATAGAAGAAATGACCATGGTCATCGGGTGCCCACATTCCAG GGCCCTCTGCCTCCCGCTGGGAGCCTAGGGCTTCCTTTCTCTCCAGATGTACAGTCGGAGACCACAGAAAAGGACCCACCAATTGCCAGCCGAtctaagaaaaacaagaacaagaagaattcTATTAAGCCTATGGATAAGACCACACCGGCTCCCCCTCCAGTCCCATCTGCCAATGATAATGCTAGCAACAAGCCTAAAGTAACTTTGCAGGCTTTAAACCTACCAATGTTCACCCAGATCAGTCAGGCTTCAGCTACTACTGAGGCACCCAATATCCAGGCTTCAGTTACTTCTCAGACCCAGAAAGCCAAGACAATGAGAGTTACTCCCAAGGTATCCCTAACTGGCAGTGAGGATGCCACTACACAGCTGAAGCCACCATTACAGGCCCTAAACCTACCAGTTACCACACCGACTATCCAGACTCCAGTTGCCAATGAGTCAGCTAATTCCCTGGCCTCAACAGCTGTCAACAAATCCAAGAAAGCTTCTACGGCAAACAATGCTGCCAATAAGACTGTACCTAGTGCTGCTGAGATCTCATTGGCTTCGGCTGCTACCCACACAGTTACTACCCAAGGCCAAGCTGCCAAGGAGACAGGTAGTATCCAGACTATAGCAGCCACTGCCCGAAGCAAGAAAAATtccaaaggaaaaagaacaccTGCTAAGACCACAAATACTGACAATGAATATGTAGAGGCCTCAAATGCCATTGAGGCATCTAGCAGACAGATTGGGGCATCTGGCAGACAGACTGAGGCATCTAACAGACAGATTGAGGCATCTAGCAGACAGACTGAGGCATCTAACAGACAGACTGAGGCATCTAGCAGACAGACTGAAGCATCTAGCAGACAGACTGAAACATCTAACAGACAGATTGGGGCATCTAACAGACAGATCATGGCATCTAACAGACAGATTGGGGCATCTAACAGACAGATTGAGGCATCTAACAGACAGATTGGGGCAtctaacagacagacagaggtatCTAGCAGACAGATTGAGGCATCTAACAGACAGATTGGGGCATCTAACAGACAAACTGAGGCATCTAACAGACAGATTGGGGCATCTAACAGACAGACTGAGGCATCTAACAGACAGATTGGGGCATCTAACAGACAGACTGATGCATCTAACAGACAGACTGATGCATCTAACAGACAGACTGAGGCATCtagcagacagacagaggcatctagcagacagacagaggcatcTAGCAGACAGACTGAGGCATCTAGCAGACAAATTGAGGCATCAGCTGCAGCTGTGAGGCCCAAAAAGCCCAGGGGGAAGAAGGGTAACAATAAAGGCTCAAATTCTGCTTCTGAGCCCTCTGAGGCTCCACCTGCCATTCAAACGGTTACAAACCATGCCCTATCTGTCACTGTACGGATCAGGAGAGGGTCTAGGGCTCGAAAGGCTGCCAATAAGAATCGGGCAACTGAAAGCCAAGCTCAGATCGCTGAACAAGGAGCTCAGGCCTCTGAGGCCAGCATAAGTGCCCTGGAGACTCAGGTTGCTGCTGCTGTCCAGGCCTTGGCAGATGACTATCTGGCTCAGTTGAGTTTAGAACCCACGACCAGAACCCGGGGCAAGAGGAACCGAAAG TCTAAGCATCCcaatggagaagaaagaactgGAAATAATTACAGGCGGATCCCATGGGGCAGGCGGCTTCCACCACCCCGAGATGTGGCCATTTTGCAGGAAAGG GCAAATAAGTTGGTGAAATATCTGTTGGTTAAAGACCAGACAAAGATCCCAATCAAGCGCTCAG ATATGCTGAAGGATGTCATCCAAGAATATGAGGACTATTTCCCAGAGATCATTGAACGAGCAAGCTACGCTCTGGAGAAG ATGTTTCGAGTCAATCTGAAGGAAATTGATAAGCAAAATAACTTGTATATTCttatcagcactcaggagtcatcTGCAGGCATAATGGGAAC GACCAAGGACACACCTAAGCTGGGTCTCCTCATGGTGATTCTGAGTGTCATTTTCATGAATGGCAACAAGGCCAGTGAGG CTGTCATCTGGGAGGTGCTGCGCAAGTTGGGACTGCACCCTGG GGTAAAACATTCACTCTTTGGAGAAGTGAAGAAACTCATCACAGATGAATTTGTGAAGCAGAA ATATCTGGAATACAAGAGGGTCCCCAACAGCAGACCACCTGAGTATGAATTCTTCTGGGGCCTACGGTCTTACCATGAGACTAGCAAGATGAAAGTCCTGAAATTTGCATGCAAG GTACAGAAGAAAGATCCCAAAGACTGGGCTGCTCAGTACCGCGAGGCAGTTGAGATGGACATTCAGGCTgcagctgtggctgtggctgaggcTAAGGCCAGGGCTGAG gcttGTTCCCCCTGTTTACAGATAACGCTAACTGCAACAATACTTCCCATGGAGCCAATGTGCAGCTTTGGAATTGTTGTCCACGCAGCAGCCTGA